The region CTGCAGGTTTTTCCGGACTAACCTTCACAAATACAATCCTTCCATTATCGCTTGCGTCAAAAGCAGTTATTATCGAATTATCCGAAATTATTGTTTGCTTCTCTGTCTCTTCAAGATTCAATTTCTCCAGCAAAATTTTTCCACCTGATCCACTTTTGAAATAGACTGTGTTATTCCTGATCAAAGGATAAACTTCACTGTCAGATGCCCATATCTCGGCACTTATATGCCCGGAGTTGTTAAGTGCGTATTTTTCTGTCAAGGGGTGTAATTTTCCATTTTCATATAAATATACATACTCGTGTTGAAATGCACTTTTCCGCTCTCTCCCCAGCATGATGATTTTCTTGCCTTCTGCTGAAGTTGGAATTAATCCGACCTTTTCTAAAATCAACCGTTTTTTACCATCGGTATATAGAAAAATGTCGAATTCCGTGAATGGCTTTTTCTCGCTATATTTAGCGTAAACAATATCATTTTCAATCCAGAATATATTTGCTATATTTCTTTCTTCCATCTGATCGAGAACCTGGCAGCTCTCTACATCTATAATCTGAACAACATCTATTGAACTATCCAGAAAACCCTTGCCGTCAAACCAGACTGGTAACGTATCTTCAAAGTACAAATCTTTGTCATTTCTCTTCTTTGCAAACATTATCAGGAGTTTTTTACTGTCTGATGACCAATCGATAGCTGTTAAAGAATCCACCTTGAGGATCTCTTTTTCTGAAAAGTGTGCCAATTCAATCATACTTAAAATGTTAGAATCATTTATTTTCCTTATAAAAGCCAGTTTTTTCCCATCAGGTGAAAATTTTGGTTTGGAAGTTTCCTGAGGCAAATAAAATGATTCTCCTGTGGAAAGATTTTTAATGGTGATTTGTCGAATAGTCTTGTTTTCGGCAGGTGAAATTTTCTTCAGTGTGTAAGCAATCCATCTTCCATCACGACTTATCTTTACTTCAACTGGCACAACAAACTTTGTAAACGTTGAACATTCCCATTTCAATGCTATCACTCCTTTAACTCAAGAAATATCAGGAAAATATCTTTTGAGATATTATCTGAACTTCCAGTTCCTATTATTTCGTTTTTCGAAATTATTATACTCGAGTTTATATTCTGATCATTTTTTTCTTCAATTACTTTCTTAAAAACCAAATCCCCATTTTGATCAAGAAATATAAAGATTACGTCAAATCTATTTTCACCATTCCAGATATTCCCGTAGACACAGTAGAGATTTTCCTGAAACTCTATCAGACCTTTCGGAAAAAACTCGGTTTTTAGATCCAGTACCTTTTGCCAGATAATTTTTCCGCTTTTGTCTGTTTTCAACAACAGAGGGCTGTTGTAGTCTGTGAAAGAATTTGACAAACCCAAGATTAAAAAGCCATCGTTAACCATTGTTGCACTGATTGCTCTATCCCACTTCTCTCCCCCAGCTGTTTTCCACCAGATAAGTTTTCCAGTTCTGGAAAAAAACGTAACAAGGAAATCCGCCATGCCTTTAGTATAGCTTTCAGTTGAACCAACGCAAAGGTACCCATCACCACCGTCAATGATTTTACTGAACCATTCGTCTGAAGAACCACCAAATTTTTTGCTCCAGATGATCTTCCCGGAGTTGTCACATTTTATTAAAAGAGCATCATACCAGTTTCCCCCAATCGACCTGTGCCCTCCAGCGAGAATATATCCATCATCAGTCAGGAGAGCAGACTCTACCCACTGATCGGCACCGGAAACTGGGAGGATGAGATAGTTCAGAACAACAAAATAGCTGTTCAATTCCAGAATAGCTATTTTTGCCTGATCTAACAGAAGTTTATTTCCAGAAAGAAAAAATCGATTATCAGGAGTTTTTTCAACAACATTGAGTCTGTCAAGAAATCTTTCACCTATAGAATTTATTTTTAGAAGATCCAGATTTTTATCAAAAGTGATTGCAAAAATTTCATTGGTGTTTCTATGCTGGCCAAAGAGAACATAACCATAATCCTCTTGTGTTATACTAATTGCTTCCTCTGAGTTACCCAGGTCTATGTAGATTACCCTGGCGGATGCGGTAGCCGCCAGGAACATTAAAGCAGTGATAAACAAAAATATTTTAAACAACTTTTTTTGCATCACCCTTATTGTAAATTGGTTCGGTAAGAACCTTATATATCCTTTCAAGTGCCCAGTCGATTTCTTCCTTTTTTATAACAAGTGGAGGTGCAAATCTTGCTACTTGATCATGGGTTTCTTTACAGAGTATTCCAAGTTTCGCCAGTTTCTCGCAAAATGGTCTTGCCGTTCCATATTCTTTCTTTATCTCAACACCTATCAACAATCCTTTTCCTCTGACGTCTTTCACATAGTCACTTTTTATATCTCTCAACTGTCTCAGAAAATACTCTCCGAGTTCTTTTGCTCGTTGATCAAGTTTCTCTTCAACCAGCACATCGATTGCAGCTATGCCAACGGCAGCAGCCAGTGGGTTTCCACCGAATGTTGAACCATGATCGCCCGGTTTAAGTACGTCCATAATTTCGTCATTTGCAAGAACTGCTGATACAGGATATACCCCTCCGCCAAGAGCTTTTCCAAGTATCAGGACATCCGGTTTTGCATCTTCCCACTGCCATGCAAACATTTTTCCAGTTCTACCGAGACCTGTCTGAATTTCATCAAACATCAATAAAATTTTATGCTCAGAAGAAATTGCTCTGAGATCCTTCAGGTAACCTTCTGGAGGTACTCGAACTCCACCTTCGCCTTGAATCGGTTCTACAAGTATACCGAGCGTTTTATCATCTATTAGGTCTCTTATAACCCTTGCATCGCCAAACGGTGCGACTTTGAACCCGGGCGTAAATGGACCAAATCCGTCTTTGTACTGATCTTCTGTTGAAAAGGATACAATCGTTATGGTTCTACCATGAAAGTTACCTTCAACAACTATTATGTTCCCCTGGTTCATAGTTATTCCTCGTTTGTAGTAAGCCCATTTTCGCGCAATTTTTAGAGCACTTTCCACTGCTTCAGCACCCGTATTCATTGGAAGTACTTTATCGTAACCAGCGAACTCTGCCAGCCTTTGCTCAAATTTCCCTAAGAGATCGTTGTAGAAGGCTCTTGATGTAAGTGTTAGTTTTTCTAATTGATCTTTCAAAACTTTTAAAATTTTGGGATGCCTGTGACCATGGTTCAATGCCGAATACGCTGAAAGCATATCCAGATACCTGTTTCCTTCGACATCCCATACCCAAACTCTTTCACCTCTTTCGATCACAACAGGGATCGGCTTATAGTTGTGAGCGCCATATTTTTCTTCAAGGTTCATGAAATAGGAACTGTTCATCTTAACCCTCCTTTGAACATACACCTCTTTTAAAGAGAGTAGCATATAGAGATTCTGGATCAAAATCTGGCAATCTGTGGCTATTCACGGCAATATTTGGCAAAGTTTCTATAATATGCGTATGCTTTCTCTTTCTCATTTATGCTTTCTTATGCTCAGGTATGCTAACTTCTGTTATCGCTGGAAGTTTTTTCTTTGAAAAGGCAATTAAGCAAAATTGTTACAGCGATTTTCTATGAAAAAAATAATCATTTTTTTGTCTGATCGTGCGATTTGCAGAATGAGATTAGAGAGTCGTAGAAATTTTTTATTTCTTCGTCATTGAGTTTCTTTCTCCCGTATTTCGTTTTTACATAAATACTGGTCAACATTGATAAATTTTTGTCGCCTTCTATATCTAATATTTCATGGGGTGTTTTGCTGTGATACTGTGCAAAATACTTTCTCCTTAACCACCAGTAAGCTTTGAGAATGGATCTTTTATCAAATTCGAGTGGTGGGGTGTTTTCAAAAATATGTTGTTCTTGTTCATCACCCTTTTTTTGATTAAGAACTTCTTTTTTTCTCAAGATTCTTGCCGAGTAGATCACTGCTATTATCATTAGAGACAAAACAGCGACGCTTACAACATTCAAAAAAGGGATAATGTTTACTCTGTTTGAAAACATTTTTTCTCTCTGAGTTACAACCGTTGTTGCCGGTGCTGTGTAAATAGATTGTTGATCATTAACAATTGAATTTCTATGTAAGATCATTTGATCGGCATTTCTCTCAACTGGTTTAACAAATGAGAGTGATATTGACAGAGCTGTTATTATGATTAAAAAAGTTGCTGCACCAGTGAGAAACAACTTTATCGTTCCACTTATTCCAAAATTGTTCAGGGCAAAACTTATAAGAAAAATCCCGAAAATGATCAGAACAGATGGAAACCATATTTTTTCCAGTATCTCTGAAAATTTATCTTTTGGCACATTTTTATCGGTAGATTTGTCCGGGCGAACGACTGTTACATAATTTCCTTCTCCAGGTAAATTTTCACTTTTTCTCATCTTCTCACTGTGAAGGTTGTTTTGATCAAATACTGGTTTCAAAAGAGAGAAATTCACATCGGGCACGATTGTTGATGCAATCAGGACTATCAGCAGATAGACAACTATGAGCCGGATTCTACATTTTTTTGTCTTGTGCAGATACCACAGAAAAGTCAGGACTGCAAAGAATAATGAATCAAACCTGACGCCGTGCGATCCGGCCATGCTCAGGTATATTCCTACAGTCAGCAGTGAAATAAATGATGGGACGGTATATTTAGAAAAGATCAAAGCTGCACACTCCACAATTATTAGAATTAAGAATGCTTGTGAGAAGCCAAGTTTTGCAATACCTGCAACCACGAAACTTGCTATTAAAACAAATGGCGAAACTATCACCAAAGAGCAATTTTCATCCGAGAGAAATAGAACCAGAATAGATGAAAAAACAGTCAGAGGCAGGCTGAACCATAACGGCAGAAATGCACTGAGTAAATAAAAAGATGTTATTCCAGCACCGAAAATAGTAAATTGCCTAAGATCTTTGAATCTCATCGAAAACCTCCTGAAGGCTCTGATTTGGTCTAATTATTCTAACAATTATTTGCTCCTTCTCGAGGATTTTTGCTTTTTCTATAAGTTTTTGCATATCCAGTGGGTACATCTCATATGTTTTCGCTGGTTTAAACCTGGGATCTCTAAAACCATATGGAATTAACAGAACGATAACTCTTGCACATCTGGTTCTTGCTTGAATCAGTAGTGGCAAAAGTGTATCTGTAAGATACATCGAAATTATTAGAATTGTGTTGGAAGGCGTCAATCTGTACAAATCTTTGAAAAATTCTTCTGATAATTGCGGACCATTCTCATCTCCTTCAGCTTTTGCTAAAAGCTCAACAGCACTCACCCAGTCAGAATTCACCATGTAATTTCTTCTCAAGACTTCTTTGCCAACCACTACGAGATCTATAAGGTTACCTCTATTGGCGAGCAGATATATTATCGATGAGGTTGCGATTACAGCGTCTTCTTCGTAATTTTTTCTAATCTGCGCCCATACTTTTCTGGCAAAAATCTCCGACGATAGATTCAAATCAAGGTACAGAACTGTGTTGCTTATAGCGGTGTAATCCAGTTCTTTTACGCACAATTTTCCAAGTTTTGCAGAAATTTTCCAGTGTATTTTGCTGAGAGGTTCGTTGAAGTATTCTCGAACACCTTTTATCTGAGTGGTATCCTCAAGCAGTTTGAATTCTGACCTCTCAGCTGGAAGAAGCTCCCTCAATCTGGATGGAAAGCTTTCTATATACATAATCTTTGGCAAAACAAGTATTTCTTCTTTGCCTGAATAACACGCGTAATGCCTGAATAAATTTATGGGGTGTTCGTAGAGAACAAAAAAGTCAGATAGAATTTTTTTGCCACGGGTTGGAAAAGAAATTTTTGACTGGACATATACTGATTCTGATTTTCTTATTAACAGTGTTTTTTCAAAAAGATTGTACGTCAAAAAACCTGACGTCGTGACGTGTGAAGAAATGGAGGCATCTATATCACCAAACGGGCTTTGAATCCTATGATTGATCGTCAAATCCTGGTCTGTAAAAGCCCGTGTCTGGTTCACCCACCTTTCAATTTCAAGATGTGTCAATTTTCTTTTTGTATCATAAAATTGTAGCCACAGAAAAATGCAGGCAATAACAAGAGTAATTGAAAATACATTGAAACTGAGCAGCGCCCAGACGCATGACAAAATACTCATAAAAATAAGAAGACCAAATGAAGATGACTTTGATTTAAGTTTGAGCTTCACTTTTAATAGGGGCCTCCTCGGTGTTGAGTATTTCATTCAGGATTTCCTGCTTTGTTTTTTTCATCAGCCTCGCTTCCGGTTTCAAAACTATGCGGTGTGCAAGAACATCCACCGACAGTTCTTTGATATCGTCCGGTAGCACATACTCTCTTCCCCTGAGAGCAGCGAGTCCCCGCGAAATATTCATAAGCGATATAGCGCCTCTCGGACTTGCACCTAAAGCAAGATCATCGTGATTTCTGGTTCGTTCAACAATTCTGACTATGTAATCCAGTATGGAATCGTCTATATAAATTTCTTTAGTTTTCTTCTTGGCTTCTTCGAGTTCTGTTAAATTGCTCACAGGTTTGATATTTTCTATTGGATGAGACATCTCTTGCTTTTTCAACATTTCTATTTCCTGGGATTTATCGAGATAACCAATGGATAAGCAAATAGAAAAACGATCCAGTTGAGCTTCAGGTAAGGGAAAAGTTCCTTCAAATTCGACAGGATTTTGCGTTGCAATAACGAAGAAATGTTCACTCAGCTGATAGGTAATACCATCCACAGTTACTTGCTTTTCCGCCATTGCCTGTAGCAGGGCAGATTGAGTTCTTGGTGTGGTTCTGTTAATCTCATCCACGAGCAAGATATCAGTGAAGACTGGTCCTTTTCTAAAAACAAATTCATTCAATTTTGTATCAAGTACATTCAGACCTGTTACATCTGACGGAAGAAGATCCGGGGTCGCTTGAATTCTGTTGAAGCTCAAACCAGTCGAGATGGCTA is a window of Pseudothermotoga elfii DSM 9442 = NBRC 107921 DNA encoding:
- a CDS encoding AAA family ATPase, translating into MEVFAKKVITNISRVIVGKEKIVEKILATMLSGGHVLLNDVPGVGKTMLARALAISTGLSFNRIQATPDLLPSDVTGLNVLDTKLNEFVFRKGPVFTDILLVDEINRTTPRTQSALLQAMAEKQVTVDGITYQLSEHFFVIATQNPVEFEGTFPLPEAQLDRFSICLSIGYLDKSQEIEMLKKQEMSHPIENIKPVSNLTELEEAKKKTKEIYIDDSILDYIVRIVERTRNHDDLALGASPRGAISLMNISRGLAALRGREYVLPDDIKELSVDVLAHRIVLKPEARLMKKTKQEILNEILNTEEAPIKSEAQT
- the rocD gene encoding ornithine--oxo-acid transaminase; the protein is MNSSYFMNLEEKYGAHNYKPIPVVIERGERVWVWDVEGNRYLDMLSAYSALNHGHRHPKILKVLKDQLEKLTLTSRAFYNDLLGKFEQRLAEFAGYDKVLPMNTGAEAVESALKIARKWAYYKRGITMNQGNIIVVEGNFHGRTITIVSFSTEDQYKDGFGPFTPGFKVAPFGDARVIRDLIDDKTLGILVEPIQGEGGVRVPPEGYLKDLRAISSEHKILLMFDEIQTGLGRTGKMFAWQWEDAKPDVLILGKALGGGVYPVSAVLANDEIMDVLKPGDHGSTFGGNPLAAAVGIAAIDVLVEEKLDQRAKELGEYFLRQLRDIKSDYVKDVRGKGLLIGVEIKKEYGTARPFCEKLAKLGILCKETHDQVARFAPPLVIKKEEIDWALERIYKVLTEPIYNKGDAKKVV
- a CDS encoding S9 family peptidase, whose translation is MIALKWECSTFTKFVVPVEVKISRDGRWIAYTLKKISPAENKTIRQITIKNLSTGESFYLPQETSKPKFSPDGKKLAFIRKINDSNILSMIELAHFSEKEILKVDSLTAIDWSSDSKKLLIMFAKKRNDKDLYFEDTLPVWFDGKGFLDSSIDVVQIIDVESCQVLDQMEERNIANIFWIENDIVYAKYSEKKPFTEFDIFLYTDGKKRLILEKVGLIPTSAEGKKIIMLGRERKSAFQHEYVYLYENGKLHPLTEKYALNNSGHISAEIWASDSEVYPLIRNNTVYFKSGSGGKILLEKLNLEETEKQTIISDNSIITAFDASDNGRIVFVKVSPEKPAEVYLYENGKENKVTELNQSIISKLKVRPMKHLDVTSFDGTNIDAWYIKPDSVPAPAVVFVHGGPKGAYGYNLYFLGQLLAEEGFFVLFTNPRGSDNYSEQFALTVTEKTGKEDFKDILAAIDNLRKNEQIASVGITGISYGGYMTNWAITQTDLFKAAVSENGISYWFTSYAFSDIGFWFDKSLIGNDPLSNPNYRELSPIFYVKNIKTPLLLIHSLEDFRCPLDQSLMFYTILKDFGKEVYLAIFKKGAHGHSVQGSYTHRLKRYKLIVEFFKQKLLEEKEGFDVNKCFE
- a CDS encoding DUF58 domain-containing protein, which codes for MKLKLKSKSSSFGLLIFMSILSCVWALLSFNVFSITLVIACIFLWLQFYDTKRKLTHLEIERWVNQTRAFTDQDLTINHRIQSPFGDIDASISSHVTTSGFLTYNLFEKTLLIRKSESVYVQSKISFPTRGKKILSDFFVLYEHPINLFRHYACYSGKEEILVLPKIMYIESFPSRLRELLPAERSEFKLLEDTTQIKGVREYFNEPLSKIHWKISAKLGKLCVKELDYTAISNTVLYLDLNLSSEIFARKVWAQIRKNYEEDAVIATSSIIYLLANRGNLIDLVVVGKEVLRRNYMVNSDWVSAVELLAKAEGDENGPQLSEEFFKDLYRLTPSNTILIISMYLTDTLLPLLIQARTRCARVIVLLIPYGFRDPRFKPAKTYEMYPLDMQKLIEKAKILEKEQIIVRIIRPNQSLQEVFDEIQRS